Below is a genomic region from Ruania alba.
GGGAGAGGCATCATGCGGGGAGTCCATCGGGTGCGGCGACGCAGCACTGTCGGCGCGGTAGCCGGCGCGTTCGCGGCCCTGCTGTCGGCCACGCTGAGCGGGTGCATGGAGCCATCCGTCCCGGACCCGGCCACCTGTCCGGCGCCGGAATCGCCGCCTGCATCGGAGCCGGGCAGCGGTGAGCTGCTCGCGAGCCAGGGCGCGTGGCCGTACGGGAACGCCTGGGTGGTCTATGACGACGGCTGGGTACTGACTCCGGGCCCTGCCCGCGACGGCGGATTCGCCCCCGGTGCGCGTGTGGCACCGCCGCCGGGCTTCGACGGCGATGCCGGCGCCTGGGAGGCCTCCTACCTCTCCGAGTGTGAGCTGGAGATGCTCATCGAGCTGGCCGGATCGACGATCCAGGAGGAGGTGGACTTCGGTAGTCCGCAGGCCACCGATGGGCTGTCGACCTCTGTCAGCTACTGGGACGGCGGCGAGGACACCCGCGTCAGCGTCTACATGCTTGGGAACGACGGCGGTCTCTCACGGAGCCAGCGGGCGGCCCGGGAGAGGCTGGAACTGATCGGAGCGATCGCCGAGAGCGCCCGTGCGACGGACCACGTGGCACCGGCGACGGGTCTGCTGCTGCACTGGCGGCTGGGTCCAGTTGATGTCTCGACACCGCAGGCCTGGCCGGTCCAGCCCATCGAGGAACTTCTCGGGTCGGAGGACTGTGCGGTTCTCTCCGGTGCCGAGGCAGAGACGCTCTACCGTTACCTGCTCGACGGCGGGGAGGTGCCCGAGGATGTGTACGTGCGGGCGCTGGCGCCGGGGTTCGAGGGTTGCACCTGAACCGACGGTTGCAGGTAGCAAGGTTCCCCGGGGATCCAGGCGGTTGACGAAGACTGACAGTGCGGTTCACTTCCGACCGGCCCTGAGACTTCCGCACACCACACTCCCGACCGTATCGGCCACGGGGTGTGTCAATGAGACGACCACAACCCGCTGACCAGCACAGACACGGCAAAAACCCCGAAACCACCATCAACTGGCACGGGTCTGAACCCAGTGCGGTTCATCAGGACATATGACCGCTCCTCGTTAGTGATTGCGACAGCACCAGCATGCCTTTTGGGAGCCCTCTAAAATCTGGTACCCCAAACCAGTCATAGTGCTCCACGATTCCGTCTAGGCTCAACACAGGCTGCCATACCCGTTCTCCTATGCCTCGATGCCTGCGTCTCAAAAAGCGGACCTCCCGAGGCCTTTTCGCGCGCGATCTATGCCGCCTACATGTTGACACTGACCGCCTGACGTGAAAGGAACGCTCGTGAAACATCGCGCCTCGCAACACCCTGTTGCCAGACGATCCCTCAACTCGAGTGGTAATGCTCACCGTCCTTTCCTGAAGTGGTCGGCGCTGAAGCGCTTGGTTGCTATGACGGGTGCTCTTGCCCTTGTCTCAGGTGTCCTGGGCGCCGGTGCTTCGCTGGTCACGGCTGCTCCCGCGCGCGCGGCGTATGCCGCCGGTGGTGACGGCCTGTACCAGGGTTCGATCGACTGGTTCGAGTGGGGCGAGCACGGCGAGGGCTTGAGCAACCAGACGGTGACGAACACGCGCACCGTCGCCGGCACGGACCTGGCCACGACGTGCACGATCTCCGGGCTGAACGGGCAGGCCGAGGCGTATCGGTCCGGCACCTGGGAGGGTGACGGGCTGGACAACCTGTACAACATCGGCGGCACTGGCACCAGCAACCAGCTCATCTCGGGCATCTCGAACACCAACCCCGGCACGCAGGTGAGCTTCAACTTCGACTGCCAGGTCACCCTCGACGGTGTGCCGGTGCCGTTGAAAGGGCTCGTGATCGCCGATGCTGAAGCAAGCAACACCGGCAATGGTTCTTTGCAGGACGAGTTCATTGAGGCCACCCCGAACAGTGCGGACTCGACGTGGCGGGTGATCGACCGGTTCCGGGCGGACGGCTGCGACGCCTCGACGTTGGCGTCGGTCGACAGCAGCAACAAGCTGCGCTTCACCGCAGACGGTGATGAGTGCGTCTACCGGCCTGGTGGCAAGGACGGGCCGATGGCGGTCGGCTTCATGGAAGGCGCCACCGGCGCCAGCGTGGCGTTGCAGGGTGGCGGCAAGAGCGCGATCGCGCTTGGTGTGGTCCTTGCGAGTGATTTTGGTGACGCTCCGGAAAGTTACGGCGTGGCTGGTGCGTTGTTCGACCGGGGGTGGCAGGGCGGTGAAGTCCCCGTCGGGACGACTGCGGTCTCCGGTGATGACTTCGAAGTCGGGGCGCCTGGGGAGCCGGCTCTCCGTCTCGGCGCGATGGTTGACTCTGAGTCGGAGCACCAGCACACCGCGGACGCTACTGGCGATGATGCCAACCGTGAGGGGGACGAGGATGCACTTGACCCGCCCGGAACGATCCACGTCACCCCGGGCGAGACCTATACTCTTGAGGGCGTCGAGTCCCGCGGCACCGGATACGTGTCCGGGTGGATTGACTTCAACGGCAACGGCGTCTTCGATGATGGCGAGCAGTCCGATGTGGTTGCCGCCGGTGGCGCGGTGGATCTGACCTGGACAGTCCCGGCCGACACCGTCACTTCAAGCGGTGACGATCTGAGTTTCCTGCGGTTGCGGATCGCGCAGGATGAGGCTGGCGTCGCCAGTGCGACGGGTATGTCCACGTCCGGTGAGGTTGAGGACCATGCGGTGAACATCGCCCTGCCCGGCTTGGAAATTGAGAAGACTTCCGATGCCACTGAGAACACCCGCCCTGGCGATACGGTCACGTACACGGTGACGGCGACCAACACCGGCGATGCCGCGTTCACCGAAGACTTCCCGGCCGCGGTGTTCGACGACCTGTCCGGTGTGCTGGACGACGCGACCTACAACAATGACGCGGCGGCGGACCAGTCCGGCGAGGTGTCTTATGCCGAACCGCTGTGTCCTGGACCGGTGCGCTCGGTGCCGGCGAGAGCGTAGAACTGAGCTACACCGTCACTGTCGAACCCGGTGGTGACGGCATCGTCCGTAATGTCGCCTGGGAGCCGGAGGACCCGCAGAACCCGGTGCCACCGGAGTGTGACCCGCCCGAGGAAGGCGCCGACCCCGACACCGGTGAGCCGTGCGCGCAGACCGAGCATCTGCTGCCACGCCTGACGGTGACGAAGACGGCCGACCGCGCCGAACTGCCCGCCGTCGGCGAGAGCGTCGAGTACACGATCACGGTCACCAACGACGGCCCCGGTGCCTACACGGCAGACTCACCGGCCACCCTCACCGACGATCTGGAAGACGTCCTCGACGCCGCGACCTTCAACAACGACGCGACCGCCACCACCGGCGAGGTCTCCTACGACGAACCGACCCTGTCCTGGCAGGGGGCACTTGAGGCCGGCGCATCAGCCACCATCACCTACTCGGTGACCTACACCGGTGAGGCAGACCAGAACCTGCGCAACCTCGCCTGCGTCCCCGAGTCCGAGACCGCACCCGATGAGGCCTCATGTGACGCCGTGCAGATCCCCGGTGCGGGGCTGACCGCATGGAAGCAAGTCGACTCCAGCGACGAACCAGCAGTCGCAGGCAGCGTACTGACCTACACACTGTTCTTCGCCAACGATGGCGAGGCCACCGCGACGGTGGACCACATCGACGACCTAGCCCACGTGAGCGACGACGCCGACATCACCTCAGAACCGACAAGCACAGACGGACTCCTCGTCTCCCGCGACGGCAACCAGATCGCCATCACCGGCGACGTGCCCGCGGGGCAGACACGCACCGCCACCTACCAGGTCACGGTGAAGCCAGATGGGCAACGCGGAGACGACATCGCGGCGAACTTCCTCCTGGTCAACGACCCAGACAACCCACCAACGCCCCCAGAAGAGCCAGTATGCAACCCCACCGACACGGAGTTCCCCGACTGCACAAGCACACCCATCGGCGCAGTCGAGTACACCAAGAACGTGACGGCATCGAGTGATCCTGTGGCCGCGGGCACGGTCCTGACCTACACCATCACGGTGACCAACACCGGCCAGGCCACCGCCCCACTCTCTCGTGAGGATGTCCTGACCGACGTACTCGACGACGCGGAACTGACTAGTGTTCCGGAGTCGGACACCGACTCGGTGACCATCTCGGACGTGGCCGAGGACCGTTTCCAGATCGGTGGTGAGCTCGCTGCTGGTGAGACTGCGACGATCACCTACCAAGCAACCGTGAACGCCGACACCGAGCGCGGTAACAACACAGCCGACAACTTCCTCGTTACCCCCGGTGATACCCCACCGGCCGAATGCGAAGACGGGGCCACCGACTGCACCACCACCCCACTACCGCAGGTCGAGGCGAGCAAGTCCTCTGACCCAGAATCGGGCTCGTCCGTGACGGCCGACCAAGAGGTCACCTACACGCTCACCTTCGCCAACACCGGCGAGGCAGCAGGCGCTGTGGACTACACCGACCACCTCACCGACGTCCTTGACGATGCCGTCCTGACAGCAGGCCCCACGGCCTCGAACCAGGACCTCACCGCCATCACCGAGGGCGAGACGATCCGAATCACCGGCACGGTGCCCGCCGGAGCAGTGCACACGGTCAACTACACCGTGACAGTGAATGCCTACGACCAGCAAGGCAACCACCAACTCAACAATGTCATCGCCGTCACCGGTGAGGAACCGGTCTGCGTCGACGACTCATCGCTGTGCACCGAGCACGAGATCCCCGAGCCACCGGCACTCCCGACACCACCCCAAGAGCCCGGTGGGAACCTGCCCAACACAGGTGCAGACACCACCACCGTGCTACTCGCAACACTGCTCCTGCTCGGAATCGGAGCCGGGATGACCCACCTCGCACGACGCCGCAAAAACACCCTGCAAGAACCCTCACAGAAGGCAACACTCGGCAACCTGATGTGATGACCGTGCCGCCGGGCAACCGCACTCTAGAGCGCCCGGCGGCACGGTTCACGCCCGGCAGGAAGACGCTGTCATCCTGCGTCGACTCCTGAGTGGCTCTCCGATGAACGACCTGGATCCTCCTAGGCAACCTCCCTGGGCGCTATTCAAGCAATCGTGTTTCCCAGCTCAGTCGACGGGAAACTTACTCCACCTATATCGCCTACGATCCCCGTGCAACATGCCCCAAACCAGCGCAGACGCTCACCGTGGTGATGGCTGGAGATGTGGAGACGCTGCGCTCCATCGCTGAATTAGACAGTGAGATTGACGACCTGATTGCCGCAGTTGTGTTGTGTGCGATCGAGGAGGACGCGAAAGAAGCTGGTGCACGGCGGCATCCGTGTATGACCCTGACTCCGACTACTTCACCTCTGACACCGTTCCCGAGCGGGGAACCCGGTGCGATTTGGATACGTCACCGCGCGGGTCTAATCGCTCACACTCGCAGGTGCCATTTCCGGCTCTTGTAAGCCTTCGTGGGTGGCCTGGGGCCTGCCTGCCACCGTGGCCGACATCTACCGCTACGTCGTCGGAGTCGATACTCGCGCCCGGGACCCACAGTTACGCTGTCGTCGCCGCGACCAGTGGTGCTGTCATTGACGAGGCGACGTTCGCAGACCTGCGCTGCCGGTCTGCGGCGTGCGCGAGACAGGATCGGCCGCCGCACCGACGGCCTCCTCCACGCTGTCCTGAGTGATTCCGCACCCATGACCTGGGAACTGAGGTGCGCAATTCGCTGAGCGTCTCTCAGATCGAGGCGATCAGGCGCTGGCGGCTGCGAGAATAACTGTTCGGCATCGCTATCGCGTGCAGGGAGCCCTTTCGGACCTGACCGCTGCTCAGCCGACAATCCAGTTCCTCACGTCAACGGCTGATGTTCCCATCGAGGCATCCTGGACTGACCGACGTCTCCCTGTCCGTTTGTCAGGGAGCGGCAGTCCGCATCACCAGGGCGAGGGAGACAGCGCCCGGGTCCGGGTGCCCGATGCTGCGCTCGGCCAGCGGTCGGGCACGCCCGATCCGCGGGGTGAGGTCCGCCGTCGCCTGGGCATGCTCTGTCGCGATGTCGGCGGCGGCCGACCACGCCGCGGACAGGTCCCGATCGTCCTGCTCGAGGGCCTCGGTGAACGGGATGAGCGCATCGAGCATCGTCTTGTCGCCCCGCTCGGCCTTGCCGTAGGAGAGCAGCTGGTCCAGCGCCGCACGAACGGCCGCGCGCACCGCCGCACCCGACGGCGCCTCCTCGTCGGAGAGTGCACCGGCCGCGGCCCGTAGCCCCGCCCCCCACAGGGCGCCTGACGTCCCGCCGGCCCGGTCACCCCAGGCGTCCCCAGCGGCAGCCAAGGCGGAGGCGACGCCCGCACCCGCGTTGACGGCCGCCGTCAGTGCGTTCAGCGCGGCGTCGGCGCCGTTGGTCATGCCGCGGCCGTGGTCGCCGTCGCCGGCGATCGCGTCGAGCTTGCCGAACTCCTCCTCGTGCTCGTGCAGCACCGCCGCGAGGCGGGTGCCGATCTCGACCAGGCGTTGCGCGCTCGCCTGCGAAGCCTCGCTCGCGGGCGGGAATGAGGTGTCGGCGGCGGCGTCCGTTGCTGTGCGGGTCCGCCGGGTGGTAGCCACGGCAGCACCCCGCCGGAACCCCGGGGTCTGCGCCGGAGCGAGCCACAGCTCTTCCAGCTCGGGGTCCAGCCAGAACAGCGTGAGGGAGACCCCGGTCATGTCCAGGCTGGTGATCAGCTCACCGACCTCGGGAGCCACCATCTCCACGCCGGCTTCGTCGAGCAAGGGGGCGACGCTGTTCCACAGCACGAACATCTCCTCGTACTTCGTGCCCCCGAGCCCGTTCACCAAGACGGCGGCGCGGGTGGCGCCCTCGGGTCGTTCGGTGAGCAGCTTGTCCACCAGCATCGTGGCCAGCTCTGAGGCCGGCAGCACGTCCTGTTCGCCGATTCCGGGCTCGCCGTGCACCCCCATGCCCACGCCCATCCGTCCGGCGGGAACGGTGAACAGTGGCTCGCTGTCACCGGGCAGTGTGCACCCGGCGAATGCTACGGCGAACGAGAACGTCGCGTCGTTCGCGCGCTCGGCCACCTCCACCACGCCGTCGAGGTCATACCCGGCTTCGGCGGCCGCCCCGGCGATCTTGAAGACCACCAGATCACCCGCGGTGCCGCGGCGCTTGTGCCGCTCCTCGGTGCTGGCCGAGGTGATGTCGTCCGAGACGACGACGGTCTTGGTGGGGATGCCGTCGGTGATCAGCCGCTCCTGGGCGAGATCGAAGTTCAACACGTCCCCGGCGTAGTTGCCGTAGGAGAGGAACACGCCACCGCCGCGCTCGGCCGCCGTGGCCACGGCGTGCACCTGCTGGGTGGAGGGGGAGGAGAACACATTTCCGACGACGGCCCCGTCGGCCATTCCTGGCCCGACCCAGCCGACGAATGCCGGGTAGTGCCCGGAGCCACCGCCGATCACGACGGCCACTTTGCCCTCAGGGGTCTCGGTGGCACGGATCGCACCGCCGGTCACGGGTTCCACCGTGTCGGCATGCAAGCGGCAGAAGCCGGCAAGCATGTCCTGGGCGAACTGGGTGGGATCGTTGAACACCGTCGTCATCGAGCACTCCTTGTTGCGAGCGGCGACGCGGGTACGGGCATCGCCTCGTCGCGCATGGTTCGTGGTGTGAACGTGCTCATCTTGCCTGGTTGTGACCGGTGATGCCATGGCCGTCGTCATGGTGAGACGGCGGCCCCAGGGCACGGTCCTGCCGGCACGCGTGGGGGCGTGCGCACTGCCGG
It encodes:
- a CDS encoding CshA/CshB family fibrillar adhesin-related protein, translated to MTGALALVSGVLGAGASLVTAAPARAAYAAGGDGLYQGSIDWFEWGEHGEGLSNQTVTNTRTVAGTDLATTCTISGLNGQAEAYRSGTWEGDGLDNLYNIGGTGTSNQLISGISNTNPGTQVSFNFDCQVTLDGVPVPLKGLVIADAEASNTGNGSLQDEFIEATPNSADSTWRVIDRFRADGCDASTLASVDSSNKLRFTADGDECVYRPGGKDGPMAVGFMEGATGASVALQGGGKSAIALGVVLASDFGDAPESYGVAGALFDRGWQGGEVPVGTTAVSGDDFEVGAPGEPALRLGAMVDSESEHQHTADATGDDANREGDEDALDPPGTIHVTPGETYTLEGVESRGTGYVSGWIDFNGNGVFDDGEQSDVVAAGGAVDLTWTVPADTVTSSGDDLSFLRLRIAQDEAGVASATGMSTSGEVEDHAVNIALPGLEIEKTSDATENTRPGDTVTYTVTATNTGDAAFTEDFPAAVFDDLSGVLDDATYNNDAAADQSGEVSYAEPLCPGPVRSVPARA
- a CDS encoding LPXTG cell wall anchor domain-containing protein; translated protein: MSWTGALGAGESVELSYTVTVEPGGDGIVRNVAWEPEDPQNPVPPECDPPEEGADPDTGEPCAQTEHLLPRLTVTKTADRAELPAVGESVEYTITVTNDGPGAYTADSPATLTDDLEDVLDAATFNNDATATTGEVSYDEPTLSWQGALEAGASATITYSVTYTGEADQNLRNLACVPESETAPDEASCDAVQIPGAGLTAWKQVDSSDEPAVAGSVLTYTLFFANDGEATATVDHIDDLAHVSDDADITSEPTSTDGLLVSRDGNQIAITGDVPAGQTRTATYQVTVKPDGQRGDDIAANFLLVNDPDNPPTPPEEPVCNPTDTEFPDCTSTPIGAVEYTKNVTASSDPVAAGTVLTYTITVTNTGQATAPLSREDVLTDVLDDAELTSVPESDTDSVTISDVAEDRFQIGGELAAGETATITYQATVNADTERGNNTADNFLVTPGDTPPAECEDGATDCTTTPLPQVEASKSSDPESGSSVTADQEVTYTLTFANTGEAAGAVDYTDHLTDVLDDAVLTAGPTASNQDLTAITEGETIRITGTVPAGAVHTVNYTVTVNAYDQQGNHQLNNVIAVTGEEPVCVDDSSLCTEHEIPEPPALPTPPQEPGGNLPNTGADTTTVLLATLLLLGIGAGMTHLARRRKNTLQEPSQKATLGNLM
- a CDS encoding dihydroxyacetone kinase family protein, yielding MTTVFNDPTQFAQDMLAGFCRLHADTVEPVTGGAIRATETPEGKVAVVIGGGSGHYPAFVGWVGPGMADGAVVGNVFSSPSTQQVHAVATAAERGGGVFLSYGNYAGDVLNFDLAQERLITDGIPTKTVVVSDDITSASTEERHKRRGTAGDLVVFKIAGAAAEAGYDLDGVVEVAERANDATFSFAVAFAGCTLPGDSEPLFTVPAGRMGVGMGVHGEPGIGEQDVLPASELATMLVDKLLTERPEGATRAAVLVNGLGGTKYEEMFVLWNSVAPLLDEAGVEMVAPEVGELITSLDMTGVSLTLFWLDPELEELWLAPAQTPGFRRGAAVATTRRTRTATDAAADTSFPPASEASQASAQRLVEIGTRLAAVLHEHEEEFGKLDAIAGDGDHGRGMTNGADAALNALTAAVNAGAGVASALAAAGDAWGDRAGGTSGALWGAGLRAAAGALSDEEAPSGAAVRAAVRAALDQLLSYGKAERGDKTMLDALIPFTEALEQDDRDLSAAWSAAADIATEHAQATADLTPRIGRARPLAERSIGHPDPGAVSLALVMRTAAP